The following coding sequences lie in one Pseudocalidococcus azoricus BACA0444 genomic window:
- a CDS encoding transposase produces the protein TGRLIVKPYSSGNSQNTIRFIKGIKAIHPNQKIIVIWDGAAYHNSDDFRKYLHQVNGNKPEQEWPIYCIKLAPYVPEQNPIEAVWLQVKNFLRNV, from the coding sequence ACAGGTCGCCTAATTGTCAAACCTTATTCGAGTGGAAATAGTCAGAATACTATTCGGTTTATCAAAGGGATAAAGGCGATTCATCCGAATCAGAAAATTATTGTGATTTGGGATGGTGCAGCATATCATAACAGTGATGATTTCCGTAAATATTTACATCAAGTCAATGGAAATAAGCCAGAACAAGAATGGCCGATTTACTGCATCAAATTAGCTCCATATGTACCGGAACAAAATCCGATTGAAGCAGTGTGGCTCCAAGTTAAAAACTTCTTAAGGAAT